Proteins encoded in a region of the Candidatus Thorarchaeota archaeon genome:
- a CDS encoding CTP-dependent riboflavin kinase gives MLTPEVLFTLYALAKRGAVHKRCNLTTTELGTLLGVSQQTASRRISACVSEGLLERAHTARGVSVQLTEKGQKELLEVLTTLEIAFTAPSDEIVIEGTVVTGLGEGAYYVEVYAERFREKLGFAPFPGTLNVKVRNDESLKAVTMMKHTPPLVVRGFMHDGRTFGDVICYRVRINGSTDGAVVIAQRTHHSPEILEVISPVNLRKSLGLNEHSEVTLSVIPLHMAV, from the coding sequence ATGCTGACTCCCGAGGTGTTGTTCACGCTCTATGCGCTAGCTAAGAGAGGAGCGGTACATAAGAGATGCAATCTGACGACGACCGAACTGGGAACGCTTCTTGGAGTCAGCCAACAGACTGCCTCCCGGAGAATCTCGGCATGTGTCAGCGAGGGCCTCCTCGAGAGAGCACACACAGCAAGGGGAGTGAGCGTGCAACTGACAGAGAAGGGGCAGAAGGAGCTGCTCGAAGTACTTACAACACTCGAAATTGCATTCACCGCACCAAGCGATGAGATAGTCATAGAGGGCACTGTTGTGACTGGCTTGGGTGAGGGAGCGTACTATGTCGAGGTATATGCCGAAAGGTTCAGGGAGAAACTAGGCTTCGCTCCATTCCCGGGAACTCTGAATGTGAAGGTGAGGAACGACGAGTCCCTGAAGGCCGTGACGATGATGAAGCACACACCACCACTGGTTGTGAGGGGCTTCATGCACGATGGCCGAACCTTTGGGGATGTGATCTGCTACAGAGTCCGAATCAATGGCAGTACCGACGGAGCAGTGGTGATTGCTCAGAGAACACACCACAGTCCGGAGATTCTCGAGGTCATATCTCCAGTCAATCTACGGAAGTCCCTAGGCTTGAACGAACACAGCGAGGTCACACTCTCGGTTATACCACTTCACATGGCAGTATGA
- a CDS encoding protein-L-isoaspartate(D-aspartate) O-methyltransferase, which translates to MSASSLAKEKEHLIQRLKASGYLRSEDVERDMRRVPREEFVLPEMRDEAYRDTPLPLFHGQTISAPHMCAIMCEGLGLKVGLTVLEVGTGSGYHAALCAEIVSPEGASKPGHVYTVEIVKPLVDFATANLSRCGYKERVTVIHGDGGKGLEEKAPFDRILVAAAAPDIPRPLIQQLRPGGILLIPVGPRGFYQELLFVEKDLDSRVTRKNWGGVAFVPLTGEYG; encoded by the coding sequence ATGTCCGCGAGTTCCCTTGCCAAGGAAAAAGAACATCTCATTCAACGACTTAAGGCAAGTGGATATCTTCGAAGTGAAGACGTCGAACGTGACATGAGACGGGTTCCACGAGAGGAGTTTGTCCTTCCTGAGATGAGGGATGAAGCATATCGTGACACCCCCTTGCCGCTGTTCCATGGTCAAACGATATCTGCTCCTCATATGTGCGCAATCATGTGCGAGGGTCTCGGACTTAAGGTGGGGCTTACTGTGCTGGAGGTGGGGACTGGCTCAGGGTATCATGCAGCTCTGTGCGCCGAGATTGTATCTCCCGAGGGCGCTTCGAAACCAGGTCACGTCTATACAGTCGAGATAGTGAAACCTCTAGTGGACTTTGCGACCGCCAACCTGTCCCGATGCGGTTACAAAGAAAGAGTGACCGTCATTCATGGCGATGGCGGAAAAGGGCTTGAGGAAAAGGCTCCCTTCGACCGCATACTGGTCGCTGCTGCTGCACCTGACATACCCCGTCCCCTAATCCAGCAGCTCCGTCCCGGGGGTATCCTACTGATTCCCGTGGGCCCCCGTGGTTTCTACCAAGAGCTACTCTTTGTTGAGAAGGATCTTGACTCCAGAGTTACCCGTAAGAACTGGGGTGGAGTTGCCTTTGTTCCGCTCACTGGCGAATACGGCTGA
- a CDS encoding DUF371 domain-containing protein, which translates to MQRISFTAHGHENVIGNHQTTLEITKETHLSRKGTCIIAVGADLALSEMSSEIRGLAISPATRIVLRMSAGGHTETVRGRGSGGLTYMDSISMVVRKSSYECGRTLMVLADKAASDLNRAFVRALSDSSMELECEITYITG; encoded by the coding sequence ATTCAACGGATATCTTTCACAGCTCACGGTCACGAGAATGTCATCGGAAACCATCAGACCACGCTTGAGATAACCAAAGAAACCCACCTCTCTAGAAAGGGGACGTGTATCATCGCAGTCGGTGCGGACCTTGCACTATCCGAAATGAGCAGTGAGATAAGGGGCCTTGCTATATCCCCGGCGACAAGAATCGTCCTTAGAATGTCAGCAGGAGGCCATACGGAAACAGTGAGAGGGAGAGGGAGTGGAGGGTTGACATACATGGACTCCATCAGCATGGTAGTACGGAAGAGCTCGTACGAGTGTGGCCGCACTCTGATGGTGCTGGCAGACAAAGCAGCCTCAGACCTCAACCGCGCGTTTGTCAGAGCGCTTAGCGACTCGTCGATGGAACTGGAGTGCGAGATCACCTACATCACCGGATGA
- a CDS encoding class I SAM-dependent methyltransferase family protein, which yields MSSRRPCVRVPLRMGEQVRRMLLDRGLLDTTYQIRSDGERLALPLSQSLSLPLLSSIVDVDELEIGEGEFLPVTSLHHSLEELLCDRLTPDELKLLPRAYDLVGDIAVLDIPATLATHERAIGQAFHKLHRHLSTVLVKRGAVSGTTRVRQYECLSGLDKTDTIHTEYGCRIAVDLAKAYFSPRLLEEHNRVAGLVQDDETVLDMFTGVGPFALHIAKRTSATVYAVDINPDAIALLVRSIGMNKLVGKIQPFVGDVREFVSTRICSRSVSRVIMNHPSQAARFMGVACSALQKNGVAHYYDFLPEHELETTLEDRVLSLVSDTGRDVVEISSVRKVRESAPYEYQVVADIVIR from the coding sequence ATGTCATCGAGGCGCCCATGTGTTCGCGTACCCCTAAGAATGGGGGAACAGGTTCGACGTATGCTCCTCGACAGAGGACTTCTCGACACCACATACCAGATACGGTCTGATGGGGAGCGTCTTGCGCTACCTCTCAGTCAGTCACTGAGCCTGCCTCTACTATCCTCAATTGTGGACGTAGACGAATTGGAGATTGGCGAAGGCGAGTTCCTTCCCGTGACATCGCTTCATCACAGTCTTGAGGAACTCCTCTGTGACAGGCTGACGCCTGATGAGTTGAAGCTTCTTCCGCGCGCCTACGATTTGGTCGGAGATATAGCAGTGCTTGACATACCTGCTACGTTGGCAACTCATGAGAGGGCGATTGGTCAAGCATTCCACAAGCTCCACAGGCACCTGTCTACCGTGCTTGTGAAGAGAGGCGCTGTTTCGGGAACCACGAGAGTCCGCCAATATGAGTGCCTGTCCGGGTTGGACAAGACCGACACGATACACACCGAGTACGGTTGCAGGATTGCTGTTGACCTTGCAAAGGCGTACTTCAGTCCGCGGCTCCTTGAGGAACACAATCGTGTTGCAGGGCTTGTGCAAGATGATGAAACAGTGCTTGACATGTTCACGGGAGTGGGTCCGTTCGCTCTTCACATCGCCAAGAGAACAAGTGCAACAGTCTACGCCGTCGACATCAACCCCGATGCAATAGCCCTTCTTGTTCGCAGCATTGGTATGAACAAGCTAGTCGGGAAGATTCAGCCCTTTGTCGGGGACGTTCGCGAGTTCGTTTCGACCAGAATCTGCAGTAGAAGTGTGAGCAGAGTCATAATGAACCACCCCTCTCAGGCAGCTCGGTTCATGGGTGTGGCCTGCAGCGCTCTACAGAAGAATGGTGTTGCGCACTATTACGATTTCCTGCCTGAACACGAACTTGAAACAACATTGGAGGACAGAGTACTGTCACTTGTCTCCGACACGGGACGGGATGTAGTCGAGATCTCTTCGGTCCGCAAAGTACGTGAGAGCGCTCCCTACGAGTATCAGGTTGTTGCTGACATCGTCATCCGGTGA
- a CDS encoding glycosyltransferase family 4 protein, with translation MTMRILHLCDSLNPAGLGGYEAYIHYLSAELERRGHRSTVVTQSPHRDSPSVIKREHYEVRQLRGNLLEARKWEFYKLPKEERAAAVTSMFAHGDLEEDVDLLREELEQLLTGLQPAVVHAHSTYVVFNRVLDQIRRRGGLDSTPLIATVHGLPKPLILPSGQATTDYEQFSSVCPFDMILGVSDAVTNTIRTLRGPCGRSGRTRTLYIGVDTRTFRPLECKKEWHMAFMGRLEESKGVDLIPDLISRLRMKVPGFRAVITGDGSYRNTLLSMLKRSGLISCVSYLGVVPWDEVSRVVNQSRVFVYPSRSEPFGLSIVEAMACGVPVVSSNIDGPREIVTSGFDGVLVPPGNAGDLADVIEVLLRDDTLRLRIGKNARATVEKRFSLSEHASSLLGVYHNAIGSMSQRDN, from the coding sequence TTGACAATGAGAATACTGCACCTGTGTGACAGCCTTAATCCTGCCGGTCTTGGAGGATATGAGGCTTATATTCACTATCTGTCTGCAGAGCTAGAGAGGAGAGGTCATAGGTCAACGGTTGTGACTCAAAGCCCCCATCGAGACTCGCCATCTGTCATCAAGAGAGAACACTATGAAGTTCGACAGCTTAGGGGGAATCTGCTCGAGGCTCGTAAGTGGGAGTTCTACAAGCTGCCTAAGGAGGAACGGGCAGCGGCCGTCACGAGCATGTTCGCTCATGGTGACTTGGAGGAGGATGTGGACCTTCTGCGCGAGGAGCTCGAGCAACTCTTGACCGGTCTCCAACCAGCAGTAGTCCACGCACACAGCACATATGTGGTGTTCAATCGAGTGTTGGACCAGATTCGCCGCAGAGGCGGACTGGACAGCACCCCACTCATCGCGACTGTGCATGGGCTTCCAAAGCCATTGATACTCCCCAGTGGACAGGCAACAACGGATTACGAGCAGTTCTCCTCAGTCTGTCCCTTTGATATGATCTTGGGAGTGAGTGATGCAGTCACTAATACAATTCGGACGCTACGGGGACCGTGTGGCAGATCGGGTAGGACAAGGACGCTGTACATCGGGGTGGACACTCGCACATTCCGGCCCCTAGAGTGTAAGAAGGAGTGGCACATGGCATTTATGGGGCGTCTTGAAGAGTCCAAAGGCGTCGACCTCATTCCAGATTTGATCAGCAGGCTCAGAATGAAGGTGCCCGGGTTCAGAGCGGTCATCACGGGGGATGGCTCGTACAGGAACACCTTGTTGTCAATGTTGAAGCGGTCCGGTCTCATTTCTTGTGTGAGCTACCTAGGAGTGGTACCATGGGACGAAGTGAGCCGAGTGGTCAACCAGAGTAGGGTCTTTGTCTATCCCTCCAGGAGTGAGCCATTCGGGCTCTCAATCGTAGAGGCCATGGCCTGCGGAGTCCCAGTGGTTTCCAGTAATATCGACGGACCAAGAGAGATTGTTACGAGCGGGTTCGACGGAGTTCTTGTGCCCCCAGGTAACGCAGGAGACCTCGCAGATGTCATTGAAGTGTTGCTACGTGATGACACACTCAGGCTTCGGATAGGCAAGAATGCAAGGGCGACCGTGGAGAAGAGATTCAGCCTGTCAGAACACGCCAGCTCGCTCTTGGGAGTCTATCACAATGCAATCGGAAGTATGTCACAGCGCGACAACTGA
- a CDS encoding peroxiredoxin: MEPQEYQPRMLLIGETAPDFEANTTHGPVKFSEWAKNSWVILFSHPADFTPVCTTEFMAFADIFPELQKRNVKLIGLSIDSIYSHIAWVRTIKEKLGKEIPFPIIEDLSMNVARKYGMIHPAQSSTAAVRAVFFIDPHFKLRGLIYYPLSNGRNMHEILRMIDAFQTSDKYSVATPANWQPGDAVIVPPPKTSADADKRFSEGYDCADWFFCKKKL, translated from the coding sequence ATGGAACCTCAAGAATACCAACCAAGAATGCTGCTCATTGGAGAAACCGCTCCAGACTTCGAAGCAAACACAACCCATGGTCCAGTCAAGTTCTCTGAGTGGGCCAAGAACAGCTGGGTCATACTGTTCAGTCATCCTGCGGACTTCACACCCGTCTGCACCACAGAGTTCATGGCATTTGCAGACATCTTCCCTGAACTTCAGAAGCGAAACGTGAAGTTGATTGGACTCAGTATCGACAGCATCTACTCCCATATCGCATGGGTACGGACCATTAAGGAGAAGCTCGGGAAGGAGATTCCGTTTCCCATAATCGAAGACCTGTCAATGAATGTGGCGAGGAAGTATGGCATGATTCATCCTGCACAGAGTAGCACTGCTGCAGTCCGTGCCGTGTTCTTCATCGACCCTCACTTCAAGCTGCGAGGCCTAATCTACTATCCACTGAGCAATGGCAGAAACATGCATGAGATCCTGCGTATGATTGACGCTTTCCAGACCTCTGACAAGTATTCAGTGGCTACCCCTGCGAACTGGCAACCTGGGGATGCGGTGATTGTGCCACCTCCAAAGACATCCGCCGATGCTGACAAGCGTTTCAGCGAAGGCTATGACTGCGCGGACTGGTTCTTCTGCAAGAAGAAGCTGTAG
- a CDS encoding transcriptional repressor: MMDLEEVTKRIRWSRHRATPQRLAVYEALCNAGSHPTVTEIYECARRRDPTISLATVYKTLQLFLDIGIVREMGYRNGSTRYDPEMAVHLNLVCIKCGCVDDYEVDLADTLSDVSARTGFLIREHRFEIHGVCSKCKLHTQTYPSRSCSNAVGRGSVVD, translated from the coding sequence ATGATGGACTTGGAGGAAGTGACCAAACGGATTCGCTGGAGTAGACATCGAGCCACTCCTCAGCGTCTGGCAGTGTATGAGGCCCTCTGCAACGCAGGCTCTCATCCAACTGTAACTGAGATATACGAGTGCGCTAGGAGGCGGGATCCCACAATCAGTCTGGCCACTGTCTACAAGACGCTGCAGCTCTTTCTTGACATTGGAATTGTACGAGAGATGGGCTATCGGAATGGGTCAACCAGATACGACCCAGAGATGGCGGTTCATCTGAATCTGGTGTGTATAAAGTGTGGTTGTGTGGACGACTATGAGGTCGACCTGGCAGACACTCTCTCAGATGTTAGTGCTAGGACTGGTTTTCTAATCAGAGAGCACCGCTTCGAGATACATGGAGTATGCTCAAAGTGTAAGCTGCACACACAGACCTATCCCAGCCGGTCATGTTCTAATGCGGTTGGGCGCGGCTCTGTCGTAGATTAA
- a CDS encoding ECF transporter S component, protein MSDNTPISIPTSTTHARSVFRMARLDSRSAILLTLTTGALGAVLYAWLLTLPLPHLVVSLFVLGFSPAVVIIALVAAIRGPLAGFVTGYLGHVLNGLFHGTVLAMTLPALAAGVMGLIVGARSYDLKNGRSLAMLSLTAVVGYLLMTMLTVAVGFLVIVYSPLVLLGFVLLPMLTLGLPSVFLLTPVAARLWQLIYDRAAPNRIRT, encoded by the coding sequence TTGTCAGACAATACGCCCATTTCAATTCCTACCAGCACAACACATGCGAGGTCCGTATTCAGAATGGCCCGCCTTGATAGCCGGAGTGCCATCTTACTTACCTTGACCACGGGAGCACTTGGTGCGGTCTTGTATGCGTGGCTGTTGACACTGCCACTACCTCACCTAGTGGTTTCGCTGTTCGTGCTCGGTTTCAGTCCTGCAGTTGTCATCATTGCTTTGGTGGCTGCCATCAGAGGTCCTCTTGCTGGTTTTGTGACGGGCTATCTCGGCCACGTCCTGAACGGCCTTTTCCATGGCACGGTCTTGGCAATGACACTTCCTGCACTCGCTGCGGGAGTAATGGGATTGATTGTCGGTGCTCGATCATATGACTTGAAGAACGGTCGCTCGCTGGCAATGCTATCTCTGACCGCAGTTGTCGGCTATCTCTTAATGACAATGCTCACTGTCGCTGTCGGTTTCCTTGTGATAGTATACTCTCCCTTGGTCCTTCTCGGTTTCGTACTGCTCCCAATGCTAACTCTAGGCCTGCCATCAGTATTCCTACTCACTCCTGTTGCAGCCAGACTCTGGCAATTAATCTACGACAGAGCCGCGCCCAACCGCATTAGAACATGA
- a CDS encoding DUF4418 family protein, with protein MKFVGIVYLVILALGLLVALAPWTFAPVCMTEMRCWTTRNVETVLGAAVAVLAIAGLYKSLESST; from the coding sequence TTGAAGTTCGTAGGAATAGTCTACTTGGTTATACTAGCGCTTGGACTCTTGGTGGCATTGGCGCCTTGGACCTTCGCCCCGGTCTGCATGACAGAAATGAGGTGTTGGACAACCCGAAACGTCGAAACTGTCTTGGGAGCGGCTGTCGCGGTTCTGGCAATAGCGGGGCTATACAAGAGCCTTGAGTCGTCCACCTAG
- a CDS encoding FtsX-like permease family protein has translation MALNRHVNLANYALGNVLKYRARSMAIVALLMASSGLLCSVEIVREGVMTDVKASLDNGPDVIVQKLVAGRQVPLPDEWVAEIADVPGVRVSTPRVWGYVDVGGGMLMTIVGVNVTEYSSLVGVIGTEIVGDGRFLNDNATRELVIGQGIADLMRNAASPVQIGVGSRIALIAYDGGLLEFTVVGVFESSSTIYSYDMILTDISSARELFGMDNMSCTDVAVWVDYGTNVNSIALAIEGLQAEARVLTRDAIRSTSMATYGTRAGIVAIVWAVFLVSVVMLMFSTSSAGADEARREVGLLKALGFSTVDVLEIRMVEALVLGLLGGSLGISAAILFDYVLGAPLLAGYLLGWSTYLLNSGLPLAISAETCIEVYATTLVPVLVATVVPAWRNAITDPDQVLRGV, from the coding sequence ATGGCGCTCAACAGACACGTCAACCTAGCTAACTATGCCCTTGGCAACGTCCTGAAGTACAGGGCACGTTCAATGGCGATAGTGGCCCTGCTGATGGCCTCATCGGGTCTGCTCTGCTCGGTCGAAATCGTCAGAGAGGGTGTCATGACAGATGTCAAGGCATCACTGGACAACGGACCTGATGTGATTGTCCAGAAACTAGTCGCTGGAAGACAGGTCCCGCTACCGGATGAGTGGGTGGCGGAGATTGCAGACGTCCCGGGGGTACGGGTCAGCACGCCCCGTGTCTGGGGGTACGTGGATGTGGGTGGCGGGATGCTCATGACCATCGTCGGTGTCAATGTCACAGAATACAGCAGCCTAGTTGGCGTAATCGGGACAGAAATCGTGGGTGATGGCCGCTTCCTGAATGACAACGCGACCAGAGAACTTGTGATTGGTCAGGGGATAGCGGACCTGATGCGCAATGCAGCAAGTCCTGTTCAGATTGGGGTCGGTTCGAGAATAGCACTGATCGCATATGACGGAGGACTGCTGGAGTTCACCGTCGTGGGGGTATTCGAGAGCAGCTCAACTATCTACAGCTATGACATGATTCTGACAGACATCAGCAGTGCTCGGGAGCTGTTCGGGATGGACAATATGAGCTGTACTGATGTCGCAGTTTGGGTGGACTATGGTACGAATGTCAACAGTATAGCGCTTGCCATCGAGGGTCTTCAAGCAGAGGCGCGCGTGCTGACGAGGGATGCAATCAGGTCTACGAGCATGGCCACATACGGTACAAGGGCAGGCATCGTAGCCATCGTGTGGGCGGTCTTCCTAGTGTCCGTGGTGATGCTTATGTTCTCAACCTCAAGCGCAGGGGCTGATGAGGCACGCAGAGAGGTGGGTCTGCTCAAGGCGCTGGGATTCAGCACGGTGGATGTGCTCGAGATCAGGATGGTGGAGGCATTGGTCTTGGGCCTGCTCGGAGGCAGTCTTGGAATCTCAGCAGCGATACTGTTCGACTATGTACTGGGTGCTCCACTGCTCGCTGGGTATCTCTTGGGGTGGAGCACATATCTCCTGAACTCTGGCCTGCCTCTGGCCATCTCTGCTGAAACGTGCATCGAGGTCTACGCAACGACATTAGTACCAGTGCTTGTGGCTACGGTGGTACCTGCATGGCGGAATGCAATCACGGACCCGGATCAAGTCTTGAGAGGAGTGTAG
- a CDS encoding ABC transporter ATP-binding protein: MALVEVQDVWKTYYRRNGQQVHALRGVTLKIEEGHLTGIAGSSGSGKTTLLSLIGLLSKPSSGSISIDGIDVSGMSDIFRSRMRREKIGQVFQSQYLVPHLTAVENVALPKMCTDISRSAAERQAVDILEHLDMGHRLHFRVAELSGGELQRVSIARALINSPKVVLADEPSSAIDESLTLSLLRLLKGMCKDEGLTVVVASHDPIVLKWADRIHRLDSGKLLENGTK, from the coding sequence GTGGCGCTAGTCGAAGTCCAGGACGTTTGGAAGACGTACTACAGACGTAACGGACAACAAGTACACGCACTGCGCGGGGTCACCTTGAAGATAGAAGAGGGACACCTGACCGGAATCGCAGGCTCCAGCGGCTCCGGCAAGACGACACTACTCTCACTGATAGGACTCCTTTCGAAACCAAGCAGCGGAAGCATATCAATTGACGGGATTGACGTGTCAGGTATGTCCGACATCTTTAGGAGCCGGATGAGGAGAGAGAAGATCGGTCAGGTCTTTCAGTCACAGTATCTCGTTCCCCACCTTACAGCTGTAGAGAATGTCGCATTACCCAAGATGTGCACGGACATCTCCCGCTCAGCTGCCGAGAGGCAAGCTGTGGACATCCTAGAACACCTCGATATGGGTCACAGGCTGCACTTCAGAGTTGCTGAACTCAGCGGCGGCGAACTGCAGAGGGTTAGCATTGCAAGAGCGCTAATCAACTCCCCAAAGGTAGTTCTTGCAGACGAACCAAGTAGCGCCATCGACGAGTCTCTCACTCTCAGTCTATTGCGCTTGCTCAAGGGTATGTGTAAAGACGAAGGACTGACGGTTGTTGTTGCCTCGCATGATCCAATCGTGCTCAAGTGGGCAGACAGAATCCACAGGCTTGACAGCGGTAAGCTGCTGGAGAATGGCACTAAATGA
- a CDS encoding fibronectin type III domain-containing protein, protein MLQAVVLVILMTIAPLVTIAMSMDLKQPATIVDLAVAGVTENSITLRWTAPGNNVYDGNATSYVEKYSTTGNITGAEWDSATTYTQSWTPAKNGTAEARESTGLATDQTYWFAVIAYDGINYGQVSNSPSGKTNSPAAITTTTPEPSGNPAEHILLAIIAGAVVAVSAVYFVRRRQ, encoded by the coding sequence GTGCTGCAAGCTGTTGTGCTTGTGATACTGATGACCATCGCACCGTTGGTGACAATCGCCATGTCCATGGATTTGAAACAGCCCGCAACCATTGTCGACCTTGCTGTGGCCGGGGTGACGGAGAACTCTATCACTCTCAGATGGACAGCACCAGGGAACAACGTGTACGATGGCAACGCGACAAGCTATGTTGAGAAGTACTCGACCACTGGAAACATAACCGGGGCTGAGTGGGACTCTGCGACAACATACACACAGTCGTGGACTCCTGCCAAGAACGGTACCGCAGAGGCAAGAGAGAGCACAGGTCTGGCCACGGATCAGACTTACTGGTTTGCTGTGATTGCCTACGACGGAATTAACTACGGTCAGGTGTCGAACAGCCCCAGCGGCAAGACGAACAGCCCGGCCGCAATCACAACCACAACACCGGAACCAAGCGGAAATCCCGCAGAGCATATCCTGCTGGCAATCATAGCAGGTGCAGTCGTCGCAGTCAGTGCGGTCTACTTTGTCAGAAGAAGACAGTAG
- a CDS encoding nitronate monooxygenase, translating into MIKTRVTEMLGCKYPIVAGTMARISNPEFVAAASNAGACAVLASANYRSPDDLRDAIQRTRSLTSQPFAVNINLFPALMPQDKLEDYVDATIAEGVKVIETSGHKAPEELVPKFKNSGAIWIHKCAGVRYALKGASLGADIITVVGYENGGATGTLDIGTLVMTPSVVDAVDVPVIAGGGVADGRGVAAVLALGAEGVIMGTRMMATKECPIHNQLKQAFVKAAETDTCLVLRSVGNTHRVWKNGAAQRLLELESQGAPLFKLIQVAAGDKAEEMYRNGDIDLGVVACGQGVGLVRDIPTVRELLDRVMAEAEDVISRLSRLST; encoded by the coding sequence ATGATCAAGACCAGAGTAACTGAGATGTTGGGCTGCAAGTATCCGATTGTTGCTGGGACCATGGCGAGAATATCTAATCCCGAGTTCGTCGCAGCAGCCAGTAATGCTGGTGCTTGCGCAGTATTGGCCAGCGCGAACTACAGGTCACCGGATGACCTGCGTGATGCAATCCAGCGGACGCGGTCTCTCACTAGCCAACCATTCGCAGTCAACATCAATCTGTTTCCAGCACTCATGCCTCAAGATAAGCTGGAGGACTACGTCGATGCTACCATAGCTGAGGGCGTGAAGGTCATTGAGACGAGTGGGCACAAGGCCCCTGAGGAACTGGTCCCCAAGTTCAAGAACAGCGGTGCTATCTGGATTCACAAGTGTGCTGGTGTGAGGTATGCGCTGAAGGGGGCATCTCTTGGTGCTGACATAATCACAGTCGTCGGATATGAGAACGGTGGTGCGACTGGTACTCTGGACATTGGTACGCTGGTCATGACGCCATCTGTAGTCGACGCGGTGGACGTACCTGTGATAGCCGGAGGTGGAGTGGCCGATGGACGTGGTGTGGCCGCAGTCCTAGCATTGGGTGCTGAAGGAGTAATCATGGGCACTAGGATGATGGCGACGAAGGAGTGCCCCATCCACAATCAACTCAAGCAAGCGTTCGTCAAAGCAGCAGAAACTGACACATGCTTGGTCCTGCGTTCTGTCGGCAATACTCACAGGGTGTGGAAGAACGGCGCAGCACAGCGTCTATTGGAACTGGAGTCACAAGGTGCCCCACTCTTCAAGCTCATTCAAGTGGCTGCTGGTGACAAGGCCGAGGAGATGTACAGGAACGGCGACATTGACCTTGGAGTGGTCGCCTGTGGACAGGGCGTGGGATTGGTGAGAGACATTCCCACAGTCAGGGAACTGCTGGACAGAGTGATGGCTGAGGCTGAAGACGTAATCTCACGACTCAGCCGACTGTCAACGTAG